Within the Pirellulales bacterium genome, the region GGAGGTGCTGGAATCAGTGCTGGCGGTTTCCAAGGCCGACCGGCACAACGAACGGCTGGGCGAATGCCTGTGCCGCACCGCCAACGAGTTTGTGTTGGAAAATGACACCGGGCTGGTGTACCCGCTGGTGGACCATTGCCAACGCCTGGTGACGCGGATGAAGTTGTGCGACGAAACGGGGCGCATTCGCATTGGCATTGCGTTGGAAGAAGCGCTGCTCAATGCGTTGTATCACGGAAATTTGGAACTCTCGGCGGACGAACTTCGCGAAGCGCGCAGCGGATTGCTCAACAATGGCAACGGAAATTTAATCGAGCAGCGGCGGCGGCAATCGCCGTATCGCGACCGGCGCATTCACTTCCAACTGTCGGTCAGTCCTCGGGAAGCCAGTTTTGTCATTCGCGATGAGGGCCCGGGGTTTAACCCCTCCGACGTGCCCGATCCCACCGATCCGGCCAACTTGGAGCGGGAAAGCGGCCGGGGCCTGCTCTTGATGCGGACGTTCATGGATGACGTGCAATACAGCGCTAACGGCAATCAGGTGACGCTGATTAAGCGGAGTGAAGCCGGGAATTAACTGCGCTCGAATTCCGCCCGTAGCTTTTGTGCGGATTATGCGGGCACAAAAAGTTGCCATTTCGCCCCCACGTTGCCTTTTTGCAACCTAAGTTTGGACAGCCCGACCGGCAGCTTTGCGCTGTTGGAACCGTCGGCAAGAATCGCACAACCAGCTTGATGGAAACGGCCCGGCCATGAAGGCTCCTTCGGTTCTCACTGCGGCGTTATTGCTCCTGGCAATTGCGCCACG harbors:
- a CDS encoding response regulator, which translates into the protein MSTVLVVDDSPVDRRLAGSILEKCAGLKVDFATNGAEALEKIERAPPDAVLSDLQMPEMDGLELVGAVRSRFPLIPVILMTAHGSEDIAVQALARGASSYVPKSKLAQELPEVLESVLAVSKADRHNERLGECLCRTANEFVLENDTGLVYPLVDHCQRLVTRMKLCDETGRIRIGIALEEALLNALYHGNLELSADELREARSGLLNNGNGNLIEQRRRQSPYRDRRIHFQLSVSPREASFVIRDEGPGFNPSDVPDPTDPANLERESGRGLLLMRTFMDDVQYSANGNQVTLIKRSEAGN